The Streptomyces sp. R28 region CTCCGCCGTCGACAACCTGATCACCGGCGAGGAGAACATGGCGCTGATGGCGGACCTGCACCATCTGGACCGCAGTGCGGGCAGGCGCGTCACCGCCGAGCTGCTCGAACGCTTCGACCTCGTGGACGCCGCGAAGAAGCCCGCCGCCACGTACTCCGGCGGTATGCGGCGGCGCCTGGACCTCGCGATGACGCTGGTCGGCTCCCCCGAGGTGATCTTCCTGGACGAGCCGACGACCGGCCTCGACCCGAGCGCACGGCACGCGGTGTGGCAGATCATCCGCGAGCTCGTGGCAGGCGGGGTCACGGTCTTCCTCACCACGCAGTACCTGGAGGAGGCGGACCAGCTCGCCGACCGCATCGCGGTCCTGAACGGCGGCCGGATCGTCGCCGAGGGCACCGCGGACGAGCTGAAGCGGCTCGTCCCCGGCGGCCATGTCCGCCTCCGCTTCCTCGACCCGGCCGAACTCGCCCGCGCCGCCGAGGTGCTGGGCGTGGGCCTGCGCGACGACGAGGCGCTGACCCTCCAGGTCCCGGGCGACGGCAGCGTCCACACCCTGCGCGCCCTGCTCGACGCCCTCGACGGCGCCCGCGTCGCCGTGGACTCGCTGACCATGCACACCCCCG contains the following coding sequences:
- a CDS encoding ATP-binding cassette domain-containing protein, with amino-acid sequence MNSPRQRTGQTPPAIEAVGLRKAYGTKVVLDGIDLRVPRGTVFSLLGPNGAGKTTTVQILSTLIRADGGTARITGHDVSAEPQSVRAAIGVTGQFSAVDNLITGEENMALMADLHHLDRSAGRRVTAELLERFDLVDAAKKPAATYSGGMRRRLDLAMTLVGSPEVIFLDEPTTGLDPSARHAVWQIIRELVAGGVTVFLTTQYLEEADQLADRIAVLNGGRIVAEGTADELKRLVPGGHVRLRFLDPAELARAAEVLGVGLRDDEALTLQVPGDGSVHTLRALLDALDGARVAVDSLTMHTPDLDDVFFAVTGRPDHEKVQTR